In Misgurnus anguillicaudatus chromosome 5, ASM2758022v2, whole genome shotgun sequence, a genomic segment contains:
- the slc25a37 gene encoding mitoferrin-1 → MEYRADPVIASLEMSEVKSDGGSVEGDDDYESLPAHASLYTHMTAGAVAGVLEHTVMYPVDSVKTRMQSLQPDPKAQYRSVYGALKRIVQTEGLLRPLRGLNITVLGAGPAHALYFACYEQIKLSLSDVIQNGGNSHIANGVAGSVATVLHDAVMNPAEVVKQRMQMYNSPYRSLYDCVVTISRTEGLAAFYRSYSTQLIMNIPFQAVHFMTYEFMQEHLNPQRQYRPETHILSGAAAGAVSAAVTTPLDVCKTLLNTQENVALSSAHVSGQLSGMVNTFRTVYRLGGFPAFFKGARARVIYQMPSTAIAWSVYEFFKYFLTQHEQTNIQELHRNSMKTGTT, encoded by the exons ATGGAGTATCGCGCGGACCCGGTCATAGCGAGTCTGGAGATGTCAGAGGTGAAAAGCGACGGCGGATCGGTGGAGGGCGACGATGATTACGAGAGTTTACCCGCGCACGCGTCCTTGTACACGCACATGACAGCGGGCGCAGTGGCCGGGGTGCTGGAGCACACCGTCATGTACCCCGTAGATTCAGTCAAG ACCCGAATGCAGAGTTTGCAGCCAGACCCAAAGGCTCAATACAGGAGCGTGTACGGTGCACTGAAGAGGATTGTGCAGACAGAGGGCCTCCTCCGGCCATTAAGGGGACTCAATATTACTGTTCTGGGGGCCGGCCCTGCCCACGCTCTCTATTTTGCATGTTATGAGCAAATCAAACTCTCCCTTAGTGATGTCATACAAAACGGAGGCAACAGTCACATCGCTAATG GAGTGGCAGGAAGTGTTGCCACCGTCCTCCATGATGCGGTCATGAATCCAGCAGAAG tggtAAAGCAGAGGATGCAGATGTATAACTCTCCATACCGCAGCCTATATGACTGTGTCGTGACCATAAGTCGTACAGAAGGACTGGCGGCCTTTTACCGCAGCTACAGCACTCAGCTGATCATGAACATCCCTTTCCAGGCCGTGCACTTCATGACCTATGAGTTCATGCAGGAACATTTAAACCCCCAGCGTCAGTACCGCCCCGAAACGCACATCTTGTCTGGTGCGGCGGCGGGGGCCGTGTCCGCTGCCGTGACCACTCCGTTAGACGTCTGCAAGACTCTGCTAAACACGCAGGAGAACGTAGCGCTCAGTTCGGCACACGTCAGCGGACAACTCTCGGGCATGGTCAACACCTTCAGGACAGTTTATCGTCTGGGAGGCTTTCCGGCGTTCTTCAAAGGCGCCCGAGCGCGAGTGATTTATCAAATGCCTTCCACGGCCATCGCCTGGTCCGTGTACGAGTTCTTTAAGTATTTTCTGACTCAACACGAACAAACGAACATCCAGGAGCTGCATAGGAACTCTATGAAGACCGGCACTACATGA